The proteins below come from a single Miscanthus floridulus cultivar M001 chromosome 1, ASM1932011v1, whole genome shotgun sequence genomic window:
- the LOC136487598 gene encoding pentatricopeptide repeat-containing protein At1g12620-like isoform X1, with the protein MATPSTSAPAPSPSSAFPLTTTARFPRSCACAVRASALAERRRAPEGGGAGGDRSAAAGAVEKGLRLAFLEQLAERARAADAAGVADTIYDMVAAGLSPGPRSFHGLVAAHILAGNAEGAMQSLRRELSSGVRPLHETFVALVRVFAKKGLSTRGMEILAAMERYKYDIRKAWLILVEELVKNHYLEDANTVFLKGAKGGLRGTDEIYDLLIEEDCKAGDHSNALTVAYQMEASGRMATTFHFNCLLSLQATCGIPEVAFATFENMEYGGEDYMKPDTESYNWVIQAFTRATSYDRAADVAELLGMMVEDHKRIQPNARTYAFLVECFTKYCMVNESIRHFRALQRIPGGTKVLYNEGNCGDPLSLYLRSLCLDGRPVELLEALEATVNDNQSIAP; encoded by the exons ATGGCCACCCCCTCCACCTCCGCTCCGGCCCCGTCGCCGTCCTCCGCCTTCCCACTGACCACCACCGCACGCTTCCCCCGCTCCTGCGCCTGCGCCGTGCGAGCCTCCGCGCTCGCCGAGCGGCGCCGGGCACCCGAGGGTGGGGGCGCCGGTGGGGACCGCTCGGCGGCCGCCGGGGCGGTGGAGAAGGGCCTGCGCCTGGCCTTCCTCGAGCAGCTCGCGGAGCGCGCGCGGGCCGCCGATGCCGCTGGTGTGGCCGACACCATCTACGACATGGTCGCCGCGGGGCTTTCGCCCGGGCCGCGCTCCTTCCACGGCCTCGTCGCCGCGCACATCCTCGCTGGCAACGCTGAAGGCGCC ATGCAATCTCTTAGAAGGGAACTCAGTTCTGGTGTGCGCCCTCTACATGAAACTTTTGTGGCTCTGGTCCGTGTTTTTGCCAAGAAGGGTCTTTCTACCAGGGGCATGGAGATCCTTGCTGCCATGGAGAGATATAAGTATGATATTCGCAAGGCTTGGCTAATTCTTGTAG AGGAACTAGTCAAGAATCATTATCTGGAGGATGCCAATACAGTATTTCTGAAAGGGGCAAAAGGTGGCCTACGAGGAACTGATGAAATTTATGATCTTTTGATTGAAGAAGATTGCAAAGCCGGAGATCACTCCAATGCTTTGACAGTTGCATACCAAATGGAGGCTTCTGGAAGAATGGCAACCACATTCCATTTTAATTGCCTTCTCAGCCTGCAG GCTACTTGTGGAATTCCTGAAGTTGCTTTTGCAACATTTGAAAACATGGAATATGGAGGTGAAG ATTACATGAAACCTGATACTGAGTCTTATAATTGGGTTATACAAGCATTTACTAGAGCAACGTCCTATGACAG GGCAGCGGATGTGGCAGAATTACTCGGGATGATGGTGGAAGATCACAAACGTATTCAGCCTAATGCAAGAACTTATGC GTTTTTAGTGGAATGCTTTACAAAGTACTGTATGGTTAATGAATCAATCAGGCATTTTCGTGCTTTACAAAGAATCCCTGGAGGAACAAAAGTCCTTTACAATGAAGGAAATTGTGGTGATCCACTTTCTCTCTATCTACGATCATTGTGCCTCGATG GAAGGCCTGTTGAGTTGCTTGAGGCGTTAGAAGCAACGGTTAATGATAACCAAAGTATCGCACCTTGA
- the LOC136487598 gene encoding pentatricopeptide repeat-containing protein At1g12620-like isoform X2, with amino-acid sequence MATPSTSAPAPSPSSAFPLTTTARFPRSCACAVRASALAERRRAPEGGGAGGDRSAAAGAVEKGLRLAFLEQLAERARAADAAGVADTIYDMVAAGLSPGPRSFHGLVAAHILAGNAEGAMQSLRRELSSGVRPLHETFVALVRVFAKKGLSTRGMEILAAMERYKYDIRKAWLILVEELVKNHYLEDANTVFLKGAKGGLRGTDEIYDLLIEEDCKAGDHSNALTVAYQMEASGRMATTFHFNCLLSLQATCGIPEVAFATFENMEYGGEDYMKPDTESYNWVIQAFTRATSYDRAADVAELLGMMVEDHKRIQPNARTYAFLVECFTKYCMVNESIRHFRALQRIPGGTKVLYNEGNCGDPLSLYLRSLCLDGLLSCLRR; translated from the exons ATGGCCACCCCCTCCACCTCCGCTCCGGCCCCGTCGCCGTCCTCCGCCTTCCCACTGACCACCACCGCACGCTTCCCCCGCTCCTGCGCCTGCGCCGTGCGAGCCTCCGCGCTCGCCGAGCGGCGCCGGGCACCCGAGGGTGGGGGCGCCGGTGGGGACCGCTCGGCGGCCGCCGGGGCGGTGGAGAAGGGCCTGCGCCTGGCCTTCCTCGAGCAGCTCGCGGAGCGCGCGCGGGCCGCCGATGCCGCTGGTGTGGCCGACACCATCTACGACATGGTCGCCGCGGGGCTTTCGCCCGGGCCGCGCTCCTTCCACGGCCTCGTCGCCGCGCACATCCTCGCTGGCAACGCTGAAGGCGCC ATGCAATCTCTTAGAAGGGAACTCAGTTCTGGTGTGCGCCCTCTACATGAAACTTTTGTGGCTCTGGTCCGTGTTTTTGCCAAGAAGGGTCTTTCTACCAGGGGCATGGAGATCCTTGCTGCCATGGAGAGATATAAGTATGATATTCGCAAGGCTTGGCTAATTCTTGTAG AGGAACTAGTCAAGAATCATTATCTGGAGGATGCCAATACAGTATTTCTGAAAGGGGCAAAAGGTGGCCTACGAGGAACTGATGAAATTTATGATCTTTTGATTGAAGAAGATTGCAAAGCCGGAGATCACTCCAATGCTTTGACAGTTGCATACCAAATGGAGGCTTCTGGAAGAATGGCAACCACATTCCATTTTAATTGCCTTCTCAGCCTGCAG GCTACTTGTGGAATTCCTGAAGTTGCTTTTGCAACATTTGAAAACATGGAATATGGAGGTGAAG ATTACATGAAACCTGATACTGAGTCTTATAATTGGGTTATACAAGCATTTACTAGAGCAACGTCCTATGACAG GGCAGCGGATGTGGCAGAATTACTCGGGATGATGGTGGAAGATCACAAACGTATTCAGCCTAATGCAAGAACTTATGC GTTTTTAGTGGAATGCTTTACAAAGTACTGTATGGTTAATGAATCAATCAGGCATTTTCGTGCTTTACAAAGAATCCCTGGAGGAACAAAAGTCCTTTACAATGAAGGAAATTGTGGTGATCCACTTTCTCTCTATCTACGATCATTGTGCCTCGATG GCCTGTTGAGTTGCTTGAGGCGTTAG